The DNA region TTGAATgcagtggcggacccaggatttttaCTAAGCGGGTTCAATATATGAAAAAAATAGAGTGGACAAAAACATTCAAATGGGAGGTAGAGATATTATTTTgcggtagaccctcggcacaaggacaagcaattcaaatcaatgctaaaaaaaaaaaaaacaacggaAGCGAATAAGTCATGATAGATCAATCTAAAAAGATGTGTGCAGTTCACCAAGTTGTATTGTATTTTCACGTAACAAACTCCATCAAGGACTAAAAAAGTAAAAATGACATACCATTCTAGTAAAGCTTATGAGCAGCAGATTCTTCCTTCCTTGTTTGTCCATCAAATAGGATGCCTCCATTGTAGTTCAAGAAAGTTACCCTTGTTTAATGATGATTCATCTTCACGATGTCCACGAAATGCCAATCCTTGATTCAAGACGAGTCTCACCACCTCAATTGAAGCCTTTAAACGAATTTTGTGCTCAAGCTTAGCTTTATTATCCGGCTTTACAAACGCAACTTGAATTGACTGTTCTTGTCGCATTAGATCTTCACACTTCTTCTTTGCTTGGTTGTGATCACTGTTCAACTCACCAACGTGCGTATCTAATCTTTTCTTTTTGTGCCAACTCTTGAACCCTATACTTGAAAATGCTTCGCCTCCACCTTGATGAATGCTTTCATCTTTAAATAAATAACAACACAAACAATAAGCAGCATCTTCTATCACACTATACTCCAACCAATCATGATATTTTTTATACCATTTACGATTAAAACGACGTTTATATCCGTAAAAATCTGTTTGAGGAAACCTAGGAAGTCGAGGTTGATGAGGACCCCTTTGGATATATGCTCGTCTAATCTCATCACGTTCATCTGGATGATAGTCCAAAATGGGTATTCTTTTATTTGGATCTGCTGGTAGAGAATCCAAATCTACTCCTTGCTTTTGTTTTTTAGCAGAATGATGATTTTCTTCTAACTGGTTCAAGTTTTCTTCCACACGAGGAACATTTTGAGCGGATGAACTTGGTTGTGGAAACTTGGACGATACCGTAGAGAAATATCTCTTCATTGGACTTTGAAACTGGATTACAAAATTAAAATTCTAATTCGAAGTTAGAACAATAATATAACAGAATAGAGAGGGCAGCAACAAAAAGCTAAGACATAGGAAAAATGTTCATTATCATTAACTCTTCTATTCTATTATAGAGTTTTATTATAACTGTAGAAAAAATGGCATCATGCTTGAGAACTATTTTATTATGAAAACCTTGTTTTCATTCTACCTATTCCTTCCATTACATGATTATATTTAGCATCCAAAATCCcaaaatcacaaaatcaattttcttcaattttaagTGGTAGGGTTTTTCTCAAGGGAAGAAATAAAAAACAGccacaataattttatttatatgGAAGTACAGAGTAAAGGACAAAGAGGCAAACTTGATCTGATGcttggtgttgtgttgatgcaagagCCGAACTTGATGATCAAATTTGCTTCGGCTGAGACTTGAGAGATGATGAACTTGAGATTTGGGGGTTTCAATTTGCAGTATCCTTTTAGATTGAGATTTGGGTCCTTTTTGTATTTTAATTCTATTATATTATattagaaattgaaaaaaaataaaaaaataaaaggaaaaggagtaAGCCGTAAGGGACGATTGCTGTGCTCATTGGATGACATAATATTATTACTTGTGTGGTTAAATTAGCACAGTAGGTTTTGACTGGtggaattttaattttaaatgacTAAAAGATAAAAAGGTCTCTGATTTGTTGTAGTTGGGTTTCAAACTCGGGACCATTGAGAAATTTTTGAACCCACTTGCCACTGCGCTGAGCACTGCAGTTGGCTGAAGTGGAGTCAAATATTAAATATATCATTCTATTTTTTCACAAACtgaataaatatacatatatatacactgtaatgtTTTGACAAGTGGGTTCATATGAATCCACTTGAGACCATGTGGGTCCGCCCCTGATTGAATGTCATCAATATATACAAAAGACTTACCTaattctaggagatattctagctatacataatattctaggaaatattctagctgtacataataatgactaatattctagctgtacataataaTGACAAAATACAACCGTTATCATTCTTGTTTCCAGTCTTCCAAGAAAAATGGCAATGCTCAGCGCTAAGAAACTCATCAAGATGGCCAGGAGATGGCAGAAGCTTGCAGCCATGCAGAGGAAGAGGATTTCATTTCCATGAAATGGCAGTGATGCAGATAGTTCCAGCACATCGTCATAATCCTCTATAGTTGAAAAAGGCCATTTTGTAGTATATACAGCTGATCAAGCCCGCTTTGTCATTCCATTGGCTTACCTTGAAAATGAGGTCATTAGGCAACTTTTAAGCATGTCCGAAGAAGAGTTTGGGTTGCCAAGTGGTGGCCCTATTACATTACTCTGTGATTCAGCCTTCATGGACTACATCGTTTCACTAATAAAGAAAGGGGTAGCTGCAGAAGATCTTCACAAAGCGTTGCTCCTCTCAATTCCTTCATGTTGCTGATCAACTTCTTCTTTGCACCAAGAAAGTGGAACTCAGCAGATTCTTGTTTATTGAGTTAAGGTCAACATTCTTTTTGTACACCTAGCTCAAAAATAGTTTCTAGACAGGGTGGAGATTGAAGAGTACACAATTGTAAAGCAAATCATACAGATTTAATGTTATTTAATCAGAAATTTACCATATATGGTAATTATGAGAAGTCCAAATAATCTAATCTTGGATTGGTATCTTTTATGTATGAACTCAACTTTGTTTAGCACAAGCGTTTCACTTACTGCGGCACCTCTTTGATCGAAGAAAGTCTCGATGATATGAAAGCTTGAGACTAAGGTGATCAATCAATCAGCTATGGCTCAAATCCAAATTTTGCAGCGTCAATTAAATGGATAATCTTTATCAATTATGTACGTTATGATCAGGTCCATTCGTTCCACCTATTGATTTGTGTCCACATAGGATATGGTAGCTTGTATCAGACAACCTTCCTCATATTATAATCTATATTTATGCTATATATGCACCCACTTTAGGGTACATCCTCTAACAATAAGTTCAATATAAATGGGATAAGATGCAATAGTAAGCAATTTAGCCATATGTACATTTGCTTCTTTCAAAATAGATTCCAGGAATGagtaagtgaaaaaaaattcttttactAAGCTTATATTGTCACATCAAAATCTTTCAACTATGTAATTTCTTGTTACTTATCACAAAGGTCATTCTTATTCCGCTAAATGACACTTTGTTGGATGTGCTAGTTTGTACCACAAGGTGAAGCTGCTGCATGCAAGTGATTAATTATTTTGTTCGGCAGAAAAATGCTAAAAGAATAATGTCTAGCAAATATTACTAAAAGAGAGATTAATCTGAACTAGAACATTTTCTATTCATAAATGGATCATGGAAGAATTTTCTAGGTTCTTGTGTTTCTAAACTATACAGTGAAAGTCCTCTCTCGGTCTCGTCTTTCTAATATATAAGTCATACTACTTAACAAAAATTCATGTGCAAAAGAAAGTTCCTACTTAATAAAAATTCATGTGCAAAAGAAAGTTCCTACTGATGATCTCCTCAAGCGGGAAGTCAGATCAATGAATGCTTCCTCTTTGCAAGGTATTGTGAGACCACCCATTGGATGATCGAAGCCAAAGAGTTCTTCAACTTGAGTTAACAAGTCTTGACAAAGGCTGGCTCAAGTAAGATATTGGCACAACGAATCACCTCTCCTGGCTCTCACCTATAATGACCTTTAAGAACACCTCCAGAAGTCGAAAACCTCCTCAAGATTCTAGTGCCTTGAATAAGAGGACTCATTTTGATACCTAGAGTGAGATACTTTGTAACTTTAAAATTGATACGAAGACCTGAATTAAAGAATTAACGACTTTAGAAATACACAAGTGAGTTTATTGCACATCTGGAgactattatatatgtatatctacAAGTTTATGACAAGTTTCATATCCAAATACTCAGTGGTGGTCAAGAGAAATAGGTGACCATTGGTGAGAAACAACGGCACACGAACTCACATGGTTTTGCTTACTCTCTGAAGTATCCAAACCACAAATTTGTTGTAGAACAAGAACAAAGGACACTCTTAGAAATCTACAAGAATGGATGAAGATGATGACTTTGCCTGGACCACCTGGTTTCAAGATGTGGTGACAGAGACCAAAACAGAATAACCACATGATGACTTTAATGATGTGGTTTTTGtagcaaaacaagccaagatgATAGTCAAATGTCCCCGATCTACATGAAAATGAAGGGAGAAGAACATGGTTTTGCTTCTCACCAGCCATAGTTTATTTAATGGATTCAAATTATTGGCATTGGTGAGAAGTACCACGTACGAGCTAATAGGCCTAATTGGTTCTTGATCAGAGGGAAGAAAGGAAGAAACTTATCATCTTATATTTTTTAACAAGCTTCATCCACAAATTTTAGGCCCCATACCAACATGACCAACAGGCACCGGCACATGGCATTGCCTTCGGCGGTTAGTGACAAAAACTTCAGCTCCATTTGTATAAATAATCCCACTTTCATGAGCCTCTTCATCATAAAGGACAAGCATTATCAGTTCAACCATCAAAGGTCTCtaaatttattttttactttcttatttccaatcTTCCAAAAAACAAATGGCAAGGCTCAGTACCAAGAAATTCATCAAAATGGCTAGGAGATGGCAGAAGTTTGCAGCCATGCAGAGGAAGAGGATTTCACCTCCAAGAAATGGTAGTGATGCAGCCAGTTGTAGTGCATCTTCATCCTCTATACCCGGAAAACGCATTTTGTAGTCTATACAGTTGATCAAACGCGATCTGTGTTTCCCTTGGCTTATCTTGAAAATGAGGTCATCAGGGTACTTTTAAACATGTCTGAAGAAGAGTTTGGAGTGCCAAGTAGTGGCCGTATTACATTACCTTGTGATTCAGCCTTGATGAGCTACATCATTTTACTAATCAAGAAAGGTGTAGCTGCTGGAGATCTTCAGAAAGCAGTGCTCCTCTCGATTCCTTCACGctgctcttcaacttcttctttGCACCAAGAACGTGGAAgcctgcagcttcttgtttattgaGTCAAGGCCAACAATTCTTTTAGTACATGCTAGCTCAAAAATAGTTTTTAGAGAGGCGGACATTGAAGAGTACACAATTGTAAAGCACATCATATTAATTGAATACTACTGTATCGGATAATTTACCATATTCATGGGTTTCACTTTTCAAGTTGATTATGCAAAGTCCTAAAAATCTAATGTTGGATTGCGGCACCTACTTTATCAGAAAACTGTCTCAAACCCAAACTGTTTAGTCTCAATTATATGAATCAACTTTATGCATTATGTTCTAATCAGGTCCATTCATTCCAATAGTGAGAAGCTTGTGCTTTAAGTCAAATTAGGAGTTGTCTAAAACTATAAATTCTCTAAATCTCACTTTATCCCAACACAGACATAAAAATCTTTAACTAATAAAAAGACAGTTCACAAACACCAGACGTAATGCTTACTGCAACAACTAAATGTTAATCCTAACTAATTAGTCTTACATATTATAGATTTCTTTGCACCCGTTCTTTTAAGTTCTCAGTTAAGTCTGAATTGGCTCCAACAGGTTGTAATATTTTTAGCACTCTATGTGTTATTTGGTTTTAACTCGTTCCTTCTCACCACCTTCCATTATCATATAATTGCTCCTATGGATCCGTGCTCCTGAAGGTCCACTAGGATATGGCCTGATAGATTCCGTGCCAAGAAACTCATCAAGATGGGAATTGGTAGAAGTTTGCAGCCAAGCAGAGAAAGAGTTGTAGCACATCTTCTTCTATAGTTGGCAAAAGGCATTTTGTGGTGTATACAATTGATCAGAGGTGATTTGTGGTTACTTTGTCTTATCTACATGAGGTAATCAGACAACTGGTACACATGTCTGAAGAAGAGTTGGGGTCTTCAAGTGCTAGACCTATTACACGACCATGTTATGCCATTTTCTTGAACTTTATCATATCACTCATCAAATGTGTCGCTGCAGATCTTTTTTAATGTATACATGATTTTGAACGATTGCACAGAATATTAACATATACTTATTCATCAAAACTCCATATTCTCTCATCCCACAAGTTCTATTCTTTaatgtcatgacccatttttactaagtcgtgcgggcacctaatTTTTCCATctcagtaagcgaacccttatcccaacaatcataaaaacataaataaagtggaagaagatagaataacgtaagtctcacgataataatataagaaaatgcggaagtaaatgaaatccaaccccagtatctggtctggtcatacaagagcatctaactaacgACTATAAGTCTGAATAATGATACATCAACAGTCTGAATAATGATACATCAACAGTCTCACAATCATGTCTTagaatggaaataaagacataataataggaagagtttttgggcagcgaacgtcctcatgttcaccctgaaagactcgaatcagcaatcctcgaatatcagccacgaggagtagaagtagatccccctggtactctgcattcataaaagaatacagcaagtgtaggtcagtacaaacaacaagtactggtaggtatcgtAGGCCAAGCTAACGTAtctaaagacaacaaagcaagacaAACATGTAAACCAACAAAGTACAAGTTAACACGAATCCATCTCaacggtacaagtcatcacctctGTTATAGCATttaacccaaatgtgccaagtctcagtataatcaatctgaaccagtacatcacaatcacATCACAAcaatcatcacctatgttatagcatctaagcccaactgtgtcaagtctcagtataatcaatccgaaCTAGTACATCACAATCATAACACAACactcatcacctatgttatagcatctaagcccaactgtgccaagtctcagtatcatcaatccgaaccagtacatcacaatagtatcacaacatATCACCAGAAATCAAAAAGgcgcaatgcaatgcaataatgtatgtatgatgaatgcaatgcatatgcacctttGTACAACATGTTCCGGACGGAATAACTCTACGTCTCGGctatcatgacccatgggggactcgcgaagtccatgtaccactcttacaatcccggcaaagacctcgggcatcggacACTCAATCATTCtcggcaagaaacctcgggcaacgGACACTCGGTCCTCTTCGGTAAATGACCTTGGATTACGGACTCTCATCTTTCTTTTACGCTCTCTGGCAGAAACcttggaggctacactctctcacttatcatcatcagtaccataaccatacaatatcaataaatcattgaaatgagtatgaatacaatgcaatgtAATATGAACAACCAATTCAATACCAAACAGTACCCCACATGGCAcataagtaata from Lycium barbarum isolate Lr01 chromosome 10, ASM1917538v2, whole genome shotgun sequence includes:
- the LOC132612836 gene encoding uncharacterized protein LOC132612836 → MKRYFSTVSSKFPQPSSSAQNVPRVEENLNQLEENHHSAKKQKQGVDLDSLPADPNKRIPILDYHPDERDEIRRAYIQRGPHQPRLPRFPQTDFYGYKRRFNRKWYKKYHDWLEYSVIEDAAYCLCCYLFKDESIHQGGGEAFSSIGFKSWHKKKRLDTHVGELNSDHNQAKKKCEDLMRQEQSIQVAFVKPDNKAKLEHKIRLKASIEVVRLVLNQGLAFRGHREDESSLNKGNFLELQWRHPI